The genomic region GATTTGGTAGAGAAATGTGTCAATTTCTAAATAGCTAAGGGCCCATCCATAAACGGATCTTAAGACACTGGGCACTAAGGACTGTTTCATGGCATTGATCGTTCAGAAATACGGCGGCACGTCGGTTGCAGATCTTGACCGAATACGAAGTGTTGCTCATCGAGTTTCCGAAATCTACGGCGCCGGAAATGAGGTCGTTGTAGTCCTTTCAGCGATGGCAGGCGTTACAGATGGACTCATTCAACTGGCCCGTGAAATTACCAGCGATCCTAATAAACAGGAACTCGACGTTCTCCTGGCCACCGGCGAACAAACAACTGTCTCCCTGTTTTGCATCATGTTAGAATCAATGGGGTATCCGTCCAAGTCTCTCTTGGGTTACCAGGCAGAAATCGTGACTGACCGGGCTTTCGGGCACGCACGGATTCTGGACATAAAGGCGAACCGTATCAAGGATCTCATCAACAAAAGAAAAATCGTGGCAATTGCCGGTTTCCAGGGCCGTGACGCAAAAGGAAATATCACGACATTGGGCCGCGGCGGCTCCGATACTTCAGCCGTCGCCCTGGCGGCCGCCCTGAAAGCCGACGTGTGTGAGATCTACACAGATGTGGCTGGCGTCTATACTACAGACCCCAATATCTGCAAGCGCGCAAGAAAACTGGACAGGATCTCCTATGACGAGATGTTGGAGATGGCCAGTCTGGGTGCAAAGGTACTGCAGATCCGGGCAGTTGAATTTGCCAAGAAATTTAATGTCCCTATACACGTCAGATCTTCTTTCAACGAGGAGGAAGGCACCATGGTGGTAGAAGAGGATAAGGACATGGAACGACTGGTGGTATCAGGCATCTCGTACAGCAAGGACGATGCACGCATTACTCTTACTGGAGTTCCTGACCGGCCCGGCATTGCATCGCGGATTTTCACCAGTATTTCCGAGGCTGGCATTATCGTAGACATGATCATTCAGAATACACGGAAAAGCGGCCTCACAGATCTCACATTCACGGTACCAAAGAATGACTACCAAACGGCTATGTCAATTCAGAAGGAGATAGCCCATGCTATCGGGGCAGAAGAGGTCCTTGGCGACGAACAGATTGCAAAGGTGTCGGTCATCGGTGTAGGCATGCGAAGCCATTCCGGCGTGGCGGCCAAGATGTTTTCAACCCTTGCAAATGAGAATATCAATATTATGATGATCAGTACCTCTGAGATAAAGATCTCATGTGTGATAGAAGAAAAGTACACGGAGCTGGCTGTCCGAGTGCTTCATAACGCTTTCGGATTGCATGAAGCGTAGAGGATTAAAGAACTGGGGAATTGAGGAATTCAAGGATTTCCTTCAATTCCTGAATCCCTGAATCCCTAATGAGAAACTTCAGTAAGGCCCAACAGATCATCTTGCTGGCCATCGGGCTAACCGTCCTCATCCTGAATCCTTTTACGCCACTTCACGGCCCTTTCTCCTTCTGTTCCACATCTGAATCCCAACCTCACGAGCAATACGCCGTTGAGATCACAGGGCCTGTCCGTAGGGCCGGCATCTACACCTTCAACAATCCCCCAACCCCATGTGAGGCAATTCAAAGGGCAGGAGGTCTCGTGGGCGACCGTTCCGTCCCTTTTGAGACTCAGCCTGAAAAAATGGAGACCGGTATGCGCATAGAAGCAGATAGGTTTACCTTGTCCCGTATGAACGTGAGGGAAAGAATCGTGTTAGGAATTCCTGTTGACCTCGATCAAGCCGGGGCAGACGAACTGGTCCTTATTCCGGGAATCAGTCATGGCCTGGCTCAACGTATCGTCGGGGTCAGAGAGACCCGCGGCTGTTTCAGAACGTGGAATGATCTCAGAAGCGTAAAAGGCGTCGGACCTGCGAACATCAAGCGTTTTCAAGATTACATTGATCTCAGCGAATTCCGTACCTCCTAAGAAGGGCGATCATATCCGTTGCTGAAGCTGGAAAATCAGTTAGTTGGAAGTTCTCAATATGGTCGGGGTTTTGTTATTGCGGTCGAAACGAAGCAATCCGGCGAAGCCGTTGCGAGCCCCGAGTATGCGGGCGAAGCAATCCTCGTCAATAAGGAAATCACTTCACTTCGTTCGTGACGACCCTTCGGATCGGATTGCTTCGTCGTCCCACCCGCGGGACTCCTCGCAATGACCCGAATAGACCACGCCAAGCATCCCCATTTTTCCCTAGGTGCGTGTCCGA from Deltaproteobacteria bacterium harbors:
- a CDS encoding aspartate kinase, which produces MALIVQKYGGTSVADLDRIRSVAHRVSEIYGAGNEVVVVLSAMAGVTDGLIQLAREITSDPNKQELDVLLATGEQTTVSLFCIMLESMGYPSKSLLGYQAEIVTDRAFGHARILDIKANRIKDLINKRKIVAIAGFQGRDAKGNITTLGRGGSDTSAVALAAALKADVCEIYTDVAGVYTTDPNICKRARKLDRISYDEMLEMASLGAKVLQIRAVEFAKKFNVPIHVRSSFNEEEGTMVVEEDKDMERLVVSGISYSKDDARITLTGVPDRPGIASRIFTSISEAGIIVDMIIQNTRKSGLTDLTFTVPKNDYQTAMSIQKEIAHAIGAEEVLGDEQIAKVSVIGVGMRSHSGVAAKMFSTLANENINIMMISTSEIKISCVIEEKYTELAVRVLHNAFGLHEA
- a CDS encoding helix-hairpin-helix domain-containing protein, translating into MRNFSKAQQIILLAIGLTVLILNPFTPLHGPFSFCSTSESQPHEQYAVEITGPVRRAGIYTFNNPPTPCEAIQRAGGLVGDRSVPFETQPEKMETGMRIEADRFTLSRMNVRERIVLGIPVDLDQAGADELVLIPGISHGLAQRIVGVRETRGCFRTWNDLRSVKGVGPANIKRFQDYIDLSEFRTS